In Campylobacter suis, the following proteins share a genomic window:
- the nspC gene encoding carboxynorspermidine decarboxylase, giving the protein MKDSEIKTPAYVCEEAKVRKNLELLKYVKDESKAEILVALKGFAFSGVMGLVSKYLDGATCSGLHEAKFAAKHLNGEVCTYSPAYKDDEIDEVLEISSHVIFNSFNQWEKFKEKALKSGVSCGLRVNPEISVSPVEAYNPCGRFSRLGITKANFRPDLLDGIKGLHFHALCEESAQSLELVLAEFEKKFGEFIPQMEWINFGGGHHITKEGYDVNLLIKLIKNFREKYGVKVFLEPGEAVGWQTGYLVGSVLDIVKNEKNIAILDVSAEAHMPDTVLMPYRPAVRGESKNGKFEYLFGGSTCLAGDIVGLEAGDSVYKFDSELKIGDRVIFEDQIHYTIVKNTTFNGVKLPDLVLLKENGETVMVREFGFDEFERRN; this is encoded by the coding sequence ATGAAAGACAGCGAGATAAAAACCCCAGCCTATGTATGTGAAGAGGCAAAAGTAAGAAAAAATTTAGAACTTTTAAAATATGTTAAAGATGAAAGTAAGGCAGAAATTTTAGTTGCACTAAAAGGTTTTGCGTTTAGTGGCGTGATGGGTCTTGTTAGTAAATATCTTGACGGTGCAACTTGTAGCGGCTTACATGAAGCAAAATTTGCAGCAAAGCACCTAAACGGCGAAGTTTGTACATATTCACCTGCATACAAAGATGATGAGATAGATGAAGTTTTAGAAATTTCAAGCCATGTTATCTTTAATAGCTTTAATCAGTGGGAAAAATTTAAAGAAAAGGCGCTGAAAAGTGGCGTATCTTGCGGTCTAAGGGTCAATCCCGAAATTTCAGTCTCACCAGTTGAAGCCTATAATCCATGTGGTCGTTTTAGCCGACTAGGTATCACAAAAGCAAACTTTCGCCCAGACTTACTTGATGGTATAAAAGGTCTTCATTTTCACGCACTTTGTGAAGAGAGCGCGCAGAGTTTAGAGCTAGTTTTAGCAGAATTTGAGAAAAAATTTGGCGAGTTTATCCCGCAAATGGAGTGGATAAATTTTGGAGGTGGTCATCACATCACAAAAGAGGGTTATGATGTAAATCTTCTTATAAAACTTATAAAAAATTTCCGAGAAAAATACGGCGTAAAAGTATTTCTTGAGCCGGGAGAGGCTGTTGGTTGGCAGACTGGCTACTTAGTTGGTAGTGTACTTGACATAGTTAAAAATGAAAAAAACATCGCCATACTTGATGTCTCAGCCGAAGCACACATGCCAGACACCGTGCTGATGCCATACAGACCAGCAGTGCGTGGCGAGAGTAAAAATGGAAAATTTGAGTATCTTTTTGGCGGTAGCACCTGCTTGGCTGGAGATATAGTGGGGCTTGAAGCTGGCGATAGTGTGTATAAATTTGATAGCGAGTTAAAGATTGGTGATAGGGTCATATTTGAAGATCAAATCCACTACACTATCGTAAAAAATACAACTTTTAATGGAGTCAAACTACCAGATTTAGTCCTTTTAAAAGAAAATGGCGAGACAGTCATGGTACGTGAATTTGGGTTTGATGAGTTTGAAAGAAGAAACTAA
- a CDS encoding thioredoxin fold domain-containing protein, with translation MKKILLLSAVAASSLFALTNEQILDFYKQIVPSNVKIEVASRQKVENNTAYEAVILKVTEGDQSNDMVVFTRDDLIFNDILDLKNMTNYKQVILDKMLASKLKDVYKKEDKKYIISLGDDAKKPTTVIFTDPECPYCRLELANIEKRLVNENVKMILTPVHDKSALEKSHLIYKEIASAKSDSEKVKIMRKYYDQNAVVPEKSVSEAEVKKMDDLRKKYFNAGVNSVPKIISEDSLK, from the coding sequence ATGAAAAAAATTCTACTCCTAAGTGCAGTTGCTGCAAGCTCGCTATTTGCCTTAACAAATGAGCAAATTTTAGACTTTTATAAGCAAATTGTCCCTTCAAATGTCAAAATAGAGGTTGCATCAAGACAAAAAGTTGAAAACAACACAGCATACGAAGCTGTGATACTAAAGGTAACAGAGGGTGATCAAAGCAACGATATGGTTGTTTTTACACGCGACGATCTTATATTTAACGATATTTTAGACCTAAAAAATATGACAAATTACAAACAAGTTATACTTGATAAAATGCTAGCCAGCAAGCTAAAAGATGTCTATAAAAAAGAGGATAAAAAATATATCATTAGCCTTGGCGATGACGCAAAAAAGCCAACAACTGTTATATTTACCGATCCTGAATGCCCTTACTGTAGACTTGAGCTAGCAAATATAGAAAAAAGGCTAGTAAATGAAAATGTCAAGATGATACTTACGCCAGTTCATGATAAAAGTGCACTTGAAAAATCACATCTTATCTATAAGGAGATCGCTTCAGCAAAATCAGATAGCGAAAAGGTAAAGATAATGCGTAAATACTACGACCAAAATGCCGTAGTTCCTGAAAAGTCAGTATCTGAAGCAGAGGTTAAAAAGATGGATGATTTACGCAAAAAATATTTTAACGCAGGTGTAAATAGCGTACCAAAAATCATCAGCGAAGATAGTTTAAAATAA
- the selB gene encoding selenocysteine-specific translation elongation factor yields MGLIIGTAGHIDHGKTALIKALNGFEGDRMEQEKERGITIDLSFSNLQRGHENIAFIDVPGHENLVKTMISGAFGFDACMLVVAANDGIMPQTKEHISVLSLLDAKSIILVISKSDLVDKSHLKQVEQELLEYIKNFKNLDVLQSFFVSIKDDESIVNLRDYLFTLRPKKRDDDGIFRYYIDRAFSVKGIGVVVTGSVLSGSVKIGEKLFNYDIAKEVGVRNIQTHDADAKSAGTSSRVALNLTGVELSELKKGQLLSKKGFFRGFREADTVVFSSILTHNQSVTFCVGAKQIAAKAIVLSEQNESKFVTFKFEKDMFLKFNEPFVLIANGRVIGGGRVLNPISEPLKKQSKISFLNALNHSDFKSVFEILKDTHKNGFGLISSVQRFDLAHEKALEVAKSLSNVFVDDTALNVYDQSALARIKEFVKFMLEKNKFAIFSASSISLKLTWASQNLVQKAIDELETSGIISKKEGVYTKTGIALSELKVRLEDEIYKILDTANLAPDAPYNIYDELEIDRASGDNALKKLTAQGRVIRLAHNLFITSKALNEALSKLKELIKTQGAVNVHNAKDALGLSRKYIIAYLERLDLDTNIIKDGLDRKFK; encoded by the coding sequence ATGGGTTTAATAATCGGCACAGCAGGTCATATCGACCACGGTAAAACAGCGCTTATTAAAGCACTAAACGGCTTTGAAGGCGATAGAATGGAGCAAGAAAAAGAGCGTGGTATAACTATTGACCTTAGCTTTTCAAATTTGCAAAGAGGTCATGAAAATATAGCTTTTATAGATGTTCCAGGTCATGAAAATTTGGTTAAAACAATGATTTCAGGGGCGTTTGGCTTTGATGCTTGTATGTTAGTCGTGGCTGCAAATGATGGTATCATGCCTCAAACAAAAGAGCATATAAGCGTCTTAAGCTTACTTGATGCAAAAAGTATAATCTTAGTCATCTCAAAATCTGACTTAGTTGATAAAAGTCACCTAAAACAAGTCGAGCAAGAACTACTTGAATATATCAAAAATTTTAAAAATTTAGATGTTTTACAGAGCTTTTTTGTAAGCATAAAAGATGATGAGAGTATAGTAAATCTTAGAGATTATCTTTTTACACTACGACCTAAAAAACGCGATGATGATGGAATCTTTCGCTACTACATTGATAGAGCTTTTAGCGTAAAAGGTATCGGCGTAGTTGTGACTGGTTCGGTTTTAAGCGGAAGTGTAAAGATAGGCGAAAAACTCTTTAACTATGACATCGCAAAAGAGGTTGGTGTACGAAATATACAAACCCACGATGCTGATGCAAAAAGCGCTGGCACAAGCTCGCGTGTGGCTTTAAATTTAACAGGAGTTGAGCTAAGCGAGTTAAAAAAAGGACAGCTACTTAGCAAAAAAGGGTTTTTCCGTGGCTTTCGTGAAGCTGATACTGTAGTATTTTCTAGCATATTAACACATAATCAAAGCGTGACATTTTGTGTAGGCGCAAAACAAATAGCAGCAAAAGCCATAGTTTTAAGCGAACAAAATGAGAGCAAATTTGTAACATTTAAATTTGAAAAAGATATGTTTTTAAAATTTAATGAGCCATTTGTGCTTATAGCAAATGGTAGAGTTATAGGTGGCGGACGAGTGTTAAATCCTATAAGCGAACCACTAAAAAAACAGAGCAAAATAAGCTTTTTAAATGCACTAAACCATAGCGACTTCAAAAGTGTTTTTGAAATTTTGAAAGATACTCATAAAAATGGCTTTGGACTTATAAGCTCGGTTCAGCGCTTTGATCTAGCCCATGAAAAGGCGCTAGAAGTAGCAAAAAGTCTATCAAATGTCTTTGTTGATGACACAGCGCTTAATGTATATGATCAAAGTGCGCTGGCTAGAATAAAAGAATTTGTCAAATTTATGCTTGAAAAGAATAAATTTGCCATATTTTCAGCAAGCTCTATAAGCCTTAAACTTACCTGGGCTAGTCAGAATTTAGTCCAAAAAGCCATTGATGAGCTTGAAACAAGTGGTATCATAAGCAAAAAAGAGGGCGTTTATACAAAAACTGGTATTGCCCTAAGCGAGCTAAAAGTAAGACTAGAAGATGAAATTTATAAAATTCTAGACACTGCAAATCTAGCCCCAGACGCACCGTATAACATCTATGATGAACTTGAGATAGACCGTGCTAGCGGTGATAATGCACTAAAAAAGCTAACGGCACAAGGTCGTGTGATAAGGCTTGCTCATAATCTTTTCATAACATCAAAAGCCCTAAATGAAGCACTTAGCAAGCTAAAAGAGCTCATAAAAACACAAGGGGCGGTAAATGTGCATAACGCAAAAGACGCGCTAGGACTTAGCAGAAAGTACATCATCGCCTATCTTGAGCGACTTGACCTTGACACAAATATAATAAAAGATGGTCTTGATAGAAAATTTAAATAA
- the selA gene encoding L-seryl-tRNA(Sec) selenium transferase, with the protein MSFQNLPQVDKILNLECFANELKPVIANIAREILNTERNKIKQGLSSKNSDEIISEICQSYENFKAKELKRVINATGVVMHTNLARSVIDEQILNRAKEIITSYSTLEYNLKDGKRGNRYEYVGTLLAALFGCEDALVVNNNASAVFLMLNTFAKGGETVVSRGELVEIGGSFRVPDVMSASGTILREVGTTNKTHLYDYENAINENTKMLLKVHRSNFDIVGFCESVDTAELSSLAKERNLIDYYDLGSGYVGELAHKLGKDEPSIAKIMQSGVSLMSFSGDKLFGSVQSGIILGKRELIAKLRKNQLLRMLRVDKITIAVLCESIKAYLNKEFELLSTPKHINKSVAELENLANFINKRLKKSLEIYQTQTFVGGGSLPNKTYPSLALKIKGDAITNEELYRKNGVIGRIENGAFLLDLRSILDKDIEILIEKIDQIESEKWV; encoded by the coding sequence ATGAGCTTTCAAAATCTCCCGCAAGTGGATAAAATTTTAAACCTCGAGTGCTTTGCTAATGAGCTAAAACCCGTTATAGCAAATATCGCAAGAGAAATTTTAAACACTGAGCGAAACAAGATAAAACAAGGGCTATCTAGTAAAAACTCGGATGAGATTATCTCTGAAATTTGCCAAAGTTACGAGAATTTTAAGGCAAAAGAGCTAAAAAGAGTGATAAATGCAACTGGTGTCGTCATGCACACAAATCTGGCTCGTAGCGTGATAGATGAGCAAATTTTAAACCGAGCCAAAGAGATTATAACTTCATATTCAACACTTGAATATAACTTAAAAGATGGTAAACGCGGCAACAGATACGAGTATGTAGGCACACTACTTGCCGCACTTTTTGGCTGCGAGGATGCACTGGTGGTAAATAATAACGCAAGTGCTGTTTTTTTAATGCTAAACACCTTTGCAAAAGGCGGCGAAACGGTAGTTAGTAGGGGCGAGCTGGTTGAGATAGGCGGAAGTTTTCGGGTGCCTGATGTTATGAGTGCTTCTGGCACAATCTTGCGTGAAGTAGGCACTACGAACAAAACACATCTTTATGACTATGAAAATGCCATAAACGAAAACACAAAGATGCTTTTAAAAGTACATCGCTCAAATTTTGACATCGTGGGCTTTTGCGAAAGCGTTGATACAGCTGAGCTATCATCGCTAGCCAAGGAGCGAAATTTGATTGATTATTACGATCTTGGTAGCGGATATGTTGGTGAACTGGCACATAAGCTTGGAAAAGATGAGCCAAGCATTGCTAAAATAATGCAAAGTGGCGTAAGTCTTATGAGTTTTAGTGGCGACAAGCTTTTTGGTAGCGTACAATCTGGTATCATTCTTGGTAAGCGTGAGCTCATCGCAAAACTACGAAAAAACCAGCTGCTTCGTATGTTGCGCGTCGATAAGATAACCATCGCGGTACTATGCGAAAGCATAAAAGCTTATTTAAATAAAGAATTTGAGCTTTTAAGCACACCAAAACATATAAATAAAAGCGTTGCCGAGCTTGAAAATTTAGCAAATTTTATCAACAAAAGGCTAAAAAAATCACTTGAAATTTATCAAACACAAACATTTGTTGGAGGTGGCAGCTTACCAAATAAAACCTACCCAAGTCTTGCGTTAAAAATAAAAGGCGACGCCATTACAAATGAAGAGTTGTACAGAAAAAATGGCGTTATAGGACGGATAGAAAATGGTGCTTTTTTGCTTGACTTAAGAAGCATTTTAGACAAAGATATAGAAATTTTAATAGAAAAAATAGATCAGATCGAGAGTGAAAAATGGGTTTAA
- a CDS encoding 4Fe-4S binding protein, which translates to MKEFGFYDDVGGVMLNEQIEISSDENAEFLVANSRKLKAEIYAPEISFYLKNSKDSVLEKSKNALLLYEARANVFDSAKDIDYQKNVGKNVVIISNGGRAELAQSLKDGGFKVIELSHFEIKFLYGAVGELSVIVLNEQGEFEVDADFVLVENARDYMLRQSGCIEIFGKSDEEILTLLNASSPTYAYKSFTTYDSSICQYHERRHEICAKCSEVCPTVAILKEDETKHLIFSHIDCINCGECISVCPSGALDSSLMPRESFYANAKLYKDKIPLVLLTDELENLNIELPENVLPFAVRSEKFLNETHLISLLQESGSSLVIYPAKRSRAMSSAIDMLNQIYELKFNKTAIFVAKNESELKDMLNKAKLIDGSQKTTSSYALPKREVFAKRLSYLVGDENLGVVYADGAIEYGKVEINQDTCTLCLSCVGACNVSALVADKSDNSIKFNPSVCTACGYCELSCAEKDTIKLTRGKIELKPEYFTYNELAKDELFKCVECGKEFATKKAVEKIATLMLPRFANQPDKIKTLYCCSDCKAKVMIKAQIAAQQSEKFYD; encoded by the coding sequence ATGAAAGAATTTGGTTTTTATGATGATGTTGGCGGAGTTATGCTAAATGAACAAATAGAAATTTCAAGCGATGAAAATGCTGAGTTTTTAGTAGCAAACTCACGAAAACTAAAAGCTGAAATTTATGCTCCTGAGATAAGTTTTTATCTTAAAAACTCAAAAGATAGCGTTTTAGAAAAGTCAAAAAATGCACTTTTGCTATACGAGGCTCGTGCAAATGTTTTTGATAGCGCAAAGGACATTGATTATCAAAAAAATGTCGGAAAAAATGTAGTTATCATAAGTAACGGCGGTCGTGCAGAGCTAGCACAAAGTCTAAAAGATGGTGGGTTTAAGGTTATTGAGCTTAGTCATTTTGAGATAAAATTTCTTTATGGCGCGGTCGGTGAGCTAAGCGTTATAGTGCTAAATGAGCAGGGCGAGTTTGAGGTAGATGCAGACTTTGTGCTTGTTGAAAATGCGCGTGATTATATGCTTAGACAAAGTGGCTGTATTGAGATTTTTGGTAAGAGCGATGAAGAAATTTTGACACTTTTAAATGCCAGCTCGCCAACTTACGCATATAAAAGTTTCACGACTTATGATAGTAGTATTTGCCAGTATCACGAAAGAAGACATGAAATTTGTGCTAAATGTAGCGAGGTTTGTCCAACTGTTGCGATACTAAAAGAGGACGAGACAAAACATCTTATATTTTCTCATATAGATTGCATAAACTGTGGCGAATGCATAAGTGTTTGTCCTAGTGGTGCTCTTGATAGTTCTCTAATGCCTCGTGAGAGCTTTTATGCAAATGCCAAGCTTTATAAAGACAAAATCCCACTTGTTTTGCTAACTGATGAGCTTGAAAACTTAAATATTGAGCTACCAGAAAATGTCTTGCCATTTGCTGTAAGAAGTGAAAAATTTCTAAATGAAACGCACCTTATATCACTACTACAAGAGAGCGGCTCAAGTCTTGTTATATATCCAGCAAAACGCTCTAGAGCGATGAGCTCAGCCATAGATATGCTAAATCAAATTTATGAGTTAAAATTTAACAAAACAGCCATTTTTGTAGCAAAAAATGAAAGTGAGCTTAAAGATATGCTAAATAAAGCAAAACTTATCGATGGTTCACAAAAAACAACTAGCTCGTACGCTTTACCAAAACGAGAGGTTTTTGCAAAACGCCTTAGCTATTTGGTTGGAGATGAAAATTTAGGCGTAGTTTATGCAGATGGTGCGATAGAATATGGCAAAGTGGAGATAAATCAAGACACCTGTACTCTTTGTCTAAGCTGTGTTGGTGCTTGTAATGTAAGTGCTCTTGTTGCTGATAAGAGCGATAACTCTATCAAATTTAACCCAAGTGTTTGTACGGCGTGCGGATACTGCGAGTTAAGCTGTGCCGAAAAGGACACGATAAAACTAACCAGAGGTAAAATAGAGCTAAAACCAGAGTATTTTACATATAATGAGCTTGCTAAAGATGAGCTTTTTAAGTGCGTTGAGTGCGGTAAAGAATTTGCAACCAAAAAAGCGGTTGAAAAGATAGCAACGCTTATGCTACCACGCTTTGCAAACCAGCCAGATAAGATAAAAACGCTTTATTGTTGCTCTGACTGTAAAGCAAAAGTTATGATAAAAGCTCAGATAGCGGCCCAGCAAAGCGAAAAATTCTACGATTAA
- the accD gene encoding acetyl-CoA carboxylase, carboxyltransferase subunit beta encodes MSFIDIFSKIRKSQPAPNEAPAHWVKCDSCHSLMYYKEVEANFNVCPKCAYHMRLKPHDRIAMLCDEGSFVEYDAKLKPVDPLKFVDKKSYKKRISESEEKTGRTSAVVCGEATCDGVQIQLVVFDFGFMGGSLASVEGEKIVRAIKRAIEKQQAVVIVSASGGARMQESTFSLMQMSKTSAALKMLAEAKLPYISVLTDPTMGGVSASFAWLGDLIIAEPGALIGFAGQRVIKQTIGADLPEGFQKAEFLLEHGLIDAIVPRNEHKKFISDTLKIFMNN; translated from the coding sequence ATGAGTTTTATTGATATATTTTCCAAGATAAGAAAGAGTCAGCCAGCACCAAATGAGGCGCCGGCACACTGGGTGAAGTGTGATAGTTGCCACTCTTTGATGTACTACAAAGAGGTTGAGGCGAATTTTAATGTCTGTCCAAAATGCGCTTACCACATGCGCTTAAAGCCACATGACCGTATTGCGATGCTTTGCGATGAAGGTAGTTTTGTTGAGTATGATGCAAAGCTAAAGCCAGTCGATCCTTTAAAATTTGTGGATAAAAAATCATATAAAAAACGAATATCTGAAAGCGAAGAAAAAACTGGCAGAACGAGTGCTGTGGTGTGCGGAGAGGCAACTTGTGATGGAGTGCAGATACAGCTAGTGGTCTTTGACTTTGGCTTTATGGGCGGTTCGTTAGCGTCAGTAGAGGGCGAAAAGATAGTTCGTGCGATAAAACGAGCTATAGAAAAACAACAAGCAGTTGTTATCGTGAGTGCTTCTGGTGGTGCGAGAATGCAAGAAAGCACATTTTCTCTTATGCAAATGTCAAAAACTTCAGCAGCATTAAAGATGTTAGCGGAGGCTAAACTCCCATACATTTCAGTGCTTACTGACCCAACGATGGGTGGCGTAAGTGCTAGTTTTGCATGGCTTGGCGACTTAATCATTGCCGAACCTGGAGCACTTATCGGTTTTGCTGGTCAGAGAGTTATAAAACAAACTATTGGCGCAGACTTGCCAGAGGGATTTCAAAAGGCTGAGTTTTTGCTAGAGCATGGGCTTATAGATGCGATTGTGCCACGCAATGAGCATAAAAAATTTATCAGCGATACACTTAAAATTTTTATGAATAACTAA
- a CDS encoding 23S rRNA (pseudouridine(1915)-N(3))-methyltransferase RlmH codes for MNINVFSIQKSSVDSFENEIKSYTKMSLKFANITDNTIFNDKIAKAQSASKDEALRAYDEIYEPKMKNGYNIVLDECGKALDSKEFAELFRKNANINFFIGGAYGLSENFKKKADKLVSLSALTMAHKIAKLVLFEQIFRGLCINAGHPYHK; via the coding sequence TTGAATATAAATGTCTTTAGCATACAAAAATCATCAGTAGATAGCTTTGAAAATGAGATAAAAAGCTATACAAAGATGTCACTAAAATTTGCTAACATCACGGATAATACAATATTTAATGACAAGATAGCAAAAGCCCAAAGTGCAAGTAAAGATGAAGCGCTTAGGGCGTATGATGAGATTTATGAGCCAAAGATGAAAAATGGCTATAATATCGTGCTTGATGAGTGCGGTAAGGCACTTGATAGTAAAGAATTTGCTGAGCTTTTTCGTAAAAATGCAAATATAAATTTTTTCATAGGCGGAGCTTATGGATTAAGTGAAAATTTTAAAAAAAAGGCAGACAAGCTTGTAAGTTTGAGCGCTCTAACCATGGCTCATAAGATAGCAAAACTTGTGCTTTTTGAACAAATTTTTAGAGGTCTTTGCATAAATGCAGGCCACCCATATCACAAATAA
- the dksA gene encoding RNA polymerase-binding protein DksA, which produces MTNNDLEFFKKLLEERKIQIKKNILDSANEVSGLRDSGASDEIDIASINADQLIEQSISVQQQNELSEIERSLVKISNKTYGICEMCEEDIAPARLKAKPHARYCITCREIVEKTAKN; this is translated from the coding sequence ATGACAAATAACGACTTGGAATTTTTTAAAAAGCTTCTTGAGGAGCGAAAAATTCAGATTAAAAAAAATATTTTAGACTCAGCAAACGAAGTTAGTGGGCTTAGGGATAGTGGCGCAAGCGATGAGATAGACATAGCAAGCATAAATGCTGATCAACTTATAGAGCAGTCTATAAGTGTGCAGCAGCAAAATGAGCTATCTGAGATAGAGCGTTCTTTGGTAAAAATATCAAACAAAACTTATGGAATTTGCGAGATGTGTGAAGAGGATATAGCCCCTGCGCGCCTAAAAGCCAAGCCACATGCAAGATACTGCATAACTTGTCGTGAGATAGTCGAAAAAACAGCAAAAAATTAA
- a CDS encoding LapA family protein: MKTRRFVIYSIIYVAIVAFCAFMITDAGSYSLNLLGYEINLPLAVWFAIPVAVFAILAILHIFFHSLGVYKYKRDIKRDRSLYKDMLKEIFLGLASNKEFKTDIFKTPAAATRILSPWGLYKDISIGDEDIANVVNVVNSVKNGNVVDLKKFKLPKDNALFLQNEKNKINTQPNYYIEILKDAMAHESLKECARLKLLAKAEFADIKRYAGTLSSDEVMGLLERYKNDSISINYDEIFELLDDDKISREQYLCAAIMLKDKLKPDTYKAIFEKLRNSHADADEAYIYALYELVMLDDVREAIANSDVDEFVEIKTLLYLRENGKSVPSSLFFK; this comes from the coding sequence ATGAAAACTAGACGGTTTGTTATCTATTCTATTATATATGTTGCTATTGTTGCATTTTGTGCATTTATGATAACAGATGCGGGCTCATACTCGTTAAATTTGCTTGGTTATGAGATAAATTTACCACTTGCCGTTTGGTTTGCTATCCCAGTTGCGGTATTTGCTATACTGGCGATACTTCATATCTTTTTTCATAGCCTTGGAGTTTATAAATATAAGCGAGACATAAAACGCGATAGGTCGCTTTATAAGGACATGTTAAAGGAGATCTTTCTTGGTCTTGCAAGTAACAAAGAGTTTAAAACTGATATTTTCAAAACCCCAGCTGCAGCTACTCGCATACTATCACCTTGGGGACTATATAAAGATATAAGCATAGGTGATGAAGATATTGCAAATGTTGTAAATGTGGTAAATAGCGTTAAAAATGGTAATGTTGTAGATCTAAAGAAATTTAAACTTCCAAAGGATAATGCTTTATTTTTGCAAAATGAAAAAAATAAGATAAATACACAGCCAAACTACTACATAGAGATCTTAAAAGATGCTATGGCGCATGAAAGCTTAAAAGAGTGTGCTAGACTTAAACTTTTGGCTAAGGCAGAATTTGCTGACATAAAACGCTACGCAGGTACACTTAGTTCAGATGAGGTTATGGGCTTGCTTGAACGCTATAAAAATGACAGTATAAGCATAAATTATGATGAAATTTTTGAACTTTTAGATGATGATAAGATAAGTCGTGAGCAGTATTTGTGTGCTGCTATCATGTTAAAAGATAAACTCAAGCCAGATACTTATAAAGCGATATTTGAAAAACTTAGAAATTCTCACGCAGACGCTGATGAAGCCTATATATACGCGCTTTATGAGCTTGTTATGCTTGATGATGTTAGGGAGGCTATCGCAAATAGCGATGTTGATGAGTTTGTCGAGATAAAAACCCTGCTTTATCTGCGTGAAAATGGCAAAAGTGTCCCTAGTTCGCTCTTTTTTAAATGA
- a CDS encoding tRNA dihydrouridine synthase codes for MIDFSKKPLFLAPLAGFSDLPLRSVVKRFGCDVSVSEMISANALVYDSAKSIDMLKKSPNETPYIVQIAGNDKENIKKAVGIINKFDGIDGIDLNCGCPVPKVVRQCSGSALLKDLDLLKILLETIKKTSNKKLLSAKVRLGFDEKIPEAIAKACEEAGVDYIAVHGRTRAGGYSADVDYSAIKAAKDAIKIPLIANGDIDATNAADALAKTGADALMIGRASIGKPWIFSEIKSGKSVSSELKKEIILAHFDAMIEHYGTQGAYIFRKHLHQYSKGMSEASSFRDEINRITDISLMREKISVFFA; via the coding sequence ATGATAGACTTTAGTAAAAAACCTCTATTTCTTGCCCCTTTGGCAGGTTTTTCTGACCTGCCATTAAGAAGTGTTGTTAAGCGTTTTGGTTGCGATGTAAGTGTGAGCGAGATGATAAGCGCAAATGCGCTTGTTTATGATAGTGCTAAAAGTATTGATATGCTTAAAAAATCCCCAAATGAGACACCTTATATAGTTCAAATCGCTGGTAATGATAAAGAAAATATCAAAAAAGCAGTTGGTATCATAAATAAATTTGATGGTATAGATGGCATAGATCTAAACTGTGGTTGCCCAGTTCCAAAAGTTGTTCGCCAATGCTCTGGCTCTGCACTCTTAAAAGATCTTGATCTGCTTAAAATTTTACTTGAAACTATAAAAAAAACTTCAAACAAAAAACTACTAAGTGCCAAAGTAAGGCTTGGTTTTGATGAAAAGATCCCAGAGGCTATCGCCAAGGCTTGCGAAGAGGCTGGGGTTGATTATATAGCTGTACATGGACGAACTAGAGCTGGAGGATATAGTGCTGATGTTGATTATTCGGCGATAAAAGCAGCAAAAGATGCCATAAAAATTCCACTAATCGCAAACGGCGATATAGATGCCACAAATGCGGCGGATGCGCTAGCTAAAACTGGTGCAGACGCACTAATGATAGGTCGAGCAAGTATTGGCAAGCCTTGGATATTTAGCGAGATAAAAAGTGGCAAGAGTGTAAGTAGTGAGCTAAAAAAAGAGATCATCTTGGCTCATTTTGACGCGATGATAGAGCACTATGGCACGCAGGGCGCTTATATCTTTCGCAAACATTTACACCAGTATAGCAAGGGTATGAGCGAGGCTAGTAGCTTTCGTGATGAGATTAATCGCATAACCGACATATCGCTAATGCGAGAGAAAATTTCTGTATTTTTTGCTTAA